From the Paramormyrops kingsleyae isolate MSU_618 chromosome 7, PKINGS_0.4, whole genome shotgun sequence genome, one window contains:
- the cast gene encoding calpastatin isoform X3, giving the protein MSQPKQTASTAASQVSGAKPAESETSSASPSKATPLTSPTGKAGAGSAAGPGDVGPAKGKQEGVKPQDTTQGMPKSVTISSKKAESLDPTKPVVAAGAASAIAVGGVSASAGKAAVEGNMEVKSKDVPIASTKAAAAKSAVTQASAEVKQRSQEMKPTKTAETPKKPLSSDAALDALSAGFDSSAAKSKEKKKPVVEDIAAVDVLSAALSNVSPPPADSQATQKKAEIKKPAVGAGSRSEAPPADKKARMHEDAGPAAPKPSGDPKTKKEEDTSMSADALSALEDLLPSAEPEPEPPKVQPKDIVTEAKLKSEKGVRVGEREDTLPPEYRFTEDKLKEFPAPKKEPSMDAGEALDLLSGDFVSPVAAPDPPKQAKKDDHALDALAEDFVAPAKAPSVQAPVPPPSRVPQQKDPQPSSTSTAAGPKSVEDTSMSADALSALEDLLPSAEPEPEPPKVQPKDIVTEAKLKSEKGVRVGEREDTLPPEYRFTEDKLKEFPAPKKEPSMDAGEALDLLSGDFVSPVAAPDPPKQAKKDDHALDALAEDFVAPAKAPSVQAPVPPPSRVPQQKDPQPSSTSTAAGPKSVEDTSMSADALSALEDLLPSAEPEPEPPKVQPKDIVTEAKLKSEKGVRVGEREDTLPPEYRFTEDKLKEFPAPKKEPSIDDATALGLLSSDFDAPAAPAASAPVTKAAPAAAVPKVTPAPAASAPATKAAPAAAVPKVTPAPAASAPATKAAPAAAVPKVTSTAPSAVQSSEKAKPKAALVEPTQKPSLDFEDVVTPGVAPVVQAATAHPPPAGRQLSEGTASALDALSDTLTDDTPAPAPTPVPAKNIVKEKTAIEEKAVKTGERDDSLPPEYRPSEKDILAKKDVKHVAPKQPSLDDATALGLLSSDFDAPAAPAAPAAPAASAPVTKATPAAAVPKVTSTTTPAVQSSEKAKPKAALVEPNQKAAGAVMDALSSTLLPDVPAFKPKAAPTDEKAEVTSSNSKSKPMKPKVSDNSTLDDLSAQSQSDVVTSSATKKGSKS; this is encoded by the exons ATG TCGCAGCCCAAACAAACTGCATCCACCGCTGCGTCGCAGGTCTCCGGTGCCAAGCCCGCAGAATCAGAG ACATCATCGGCCTCTCCCAGTAAAGCCACTCCTTTAACCTCGCCGACTGGAAAAGCTGGTGCAGGCTCTGCTGCTGGTCCGGGGGATGTTGGACCAGCCAAGGGGAAACAGGAAGGTGTTAAGCCTCAGGACACTACGCAAGGGATGCCCAAG AGTGTAACCATCTCATCAAAGAAAGCTGAGTCACTTGATCCTACAAAGCCTGTAGTAGCAGCTGGAGCAGCCAGTGCAATTGCTGTTGGTGGAGTATCTGCATCAGCTGGGAAAGCTGCAGTCGAGGGGAATATGGAGGTGAAGTCCAAG GACGTACCCATCGCCTCAACCAAGGCTGCGGCTGCAAAGTCTGCAGTTACCCAGGCGTCAGCTGAAGTCAAGCAAAGATCACAAGAAATGAAGCCCACAAAAACTGCAGAAACCCCCAAG AAACCCCTAAGCTCAGATGCCGCTTTGGATGCCCTCTCAGCTGGGTTTGACAGCTCTGCTGCGAAAAGTAAAGAGAAGAAGAAACCA GTAGTGGAGGACATTGCTGCTGTTGATGTCCTGTCAGCTGCATTGTCAAATGTTTCTCCGCCTCCTGCAGACAGTCAGGCCACACAGAAG AAAGCGGAGATCAAGAAGCCGGCTGTAGGCGCTGGGTCCAGGTCCGAGGCTCCCCCTGCAGACAAGAAAGCCAGGATGCACGAG GATGCTGGGCCTGCTGCACCAAAGCCTTCTGGGGATCCAAAGACCAAGAAGGAAGAG GACACTTCCATGTCTGCAGATGCTCTCAGTGCTTTGGAGGACCTGCTTCCTTCTGCAGAGCCTGAGCCTGAACCTCCCAAAGTACAACCAAAGGACATCGTCACG GAGGCCAAGCTGAAGTCTGAGAAAGGAGTGAGAGTCGGAGAGAGGGAGGACACTCTTCCGCCAGAGTACCGATTCACAGAAGACAAACTGAAAGAGTTTCCTGCCCCCAAGAAAGAG CCCTCGATGGACGCAGGAGAAGCTCTGGACCTTCTGTCTGGGGATTTTGTTTCTCCCGTTGCTGCCCCTGACCCTCCTAAACAG GCTAAAAAAGATGATCACGCCCTTGATGCACTTGCAGAGGATTTTGTGGCTCCTGCAAAGGCCCCTTCAGTCCAGGCCCCTGTTCCACCTCCGTCACGCGTCCCCCAGCAG AAAGACCCACAGCCTTCCTCCACCAGCACTGCAGCAGGACCCAAATCTGTAGAG GACACTTCCATGTCCGCAGATGCTCTCAGTGCTTTGGAGGACCTGCTTCCTTCTGCAGAGCCTGAGCCTGAACCTCCCAAAGTACAACCAAAGGACATCGTCACG GAGGCCAAGCTGAAGTCTGAGAAAGGAGTGAGAGTCGGAGAGAGGGAGGACACTCTTCCGCCAGAGTACCGATTCACAGAAGACAAACTGAAAGAGTTTCCTGCCCCCAAGAAAGAG CCTTCGATGGATGCAGGAGAAGCTCTGGACCTTCTGTCTGGGGATTTTGTTTCTCCCGTCGCTGCCCCTGACCCTCCTAAACAG GCTAAAAAAGATGATCACGCCCTTGATGCACTTGCAGAGGATTTTGTGGCTCCTGCAAAGGCCCCTTCAGTCCAGGCCCCTGTTCCACCTCCGTCACGCGTCCCCCAGCAG AAAGACCCACAGCCTTCCTCCACCAGCACTGCAGCAGGACCCAAATCTGTAGAG GACACTTCCATGTCTGCAGATGCTCTCAGTGCTTTGGAGGACCTGCTTCCTTCTGCAGAGCCTGAGCCTGAACCTCCCAAAGTACAACCAAAGGATATCGTCACG GAGGCCAAGCTGAAGTCTGAGAAAGGAGTGAGAGTCGGAGAGAGGGAGGACACTCTTCCGCCAGAGTACCGATTCACAGAAGACAAACTGAAAGAGTTTCCTGCCCCCAAGAAAGAG CCATCCATAGATGACGCTACAGCTCTTGGTCTTCTTTCCTCCGACTTTGatgcccctgctgctccagctgcttCAGCCCCAGTTACCAAAGCTGCACCAGCTGCCGCTGTTCCCAAAGTTACACCTGCTCCAGCTGCTTCAGCCCCAGCTACCAAAGCTGCACCAGCTGCCGCTGTTCCCAAAGTTACACCTGCTCCAGCTGCTTCAGCCCCAGCTACCAAAGCTGCACCAGCTGCCGCTGTTCCCAAAGTTACATCTACAGCCCCATCTGCAGTTCAGTCTTCAGAAAAAGCTAAACCTAAAGCTGCCTTAGTAGAGCCAACCCAGAAG CCCTCACTGGACTTTGAAGATGTTGTTACCCCTGGAGTGGCTCCAGTTGTCCAGGCTGCCACTGCACATCCTCCACCAGCAGGGCGACAG TTGTCTGAAGGCACAGCCAGTGCACTGGATGCCCTGTCAGACACCCTCACAGATGACACCCCAGCTCCTGCACCCACCCCCGTGCCTGCCAAAAACATCGTCAAG GAGAAAACTGCCATTGAAGAGAAGGCAGTAAAGACAGGAGAGAGAGATGACAGCCTCCCACCTGAGTATCGGCCTTCAGAGAAAGATATCCTG GCGAAGAAGGATGTAAAACACGTCGCTCCTAAACAG CCGTCCTTGGATGACGCTACAGCTCTTGGTCTTCTTTCCTCCGACTTTGATGCCCCGGCTGCTCCAGCTGCccctgctgctccagctgcttCAGCCCCAGTTACCAAAGCTACACCAGCTGCTGCTGTTCCCAAAGTTACATCTACAACCACACCTGCAGTTCAGTCTTCAGAAAAAGCTAAACCTAAAGCTGCCTTAGTAGAGCCAAACCAGAAG
- the cast gene encoding calpastatin isoform X9 — translation MSQPKQTASTAASQVSGAKPAESEDVPIASTKAAAAKSAVTQASAEVKQRSQEMKPTKTAETPKKPLSSDAALDALSAGFDSSAAKSKEKKKPVVEDIAAVDVLSAALSNVSPPPADSQATQKKAEIKKPAVGAGSRSEAPPADKKARMHEDAGPAAPKPSGDPKTKKEEDTSMSADALSALEDLLPSAEPEPEPPKVQPKDIVTEAKLKSEKGVRVGEREDTLPPEYRFTEDKLKEFPAPKKEPSMDAGEALDLLSGDFVSPVAAPDPPKQAKKDDHALDALAEDFVAPAKAPSVQAPVPPPSRVPQQKDPQPSSTSTAAGPKSVEDTSMSADALSALEDLLPSAEPEPEPPKVQPKDIVTEAKLKSEKGVRVGEREDTLPPEYRFTEDKLKEFPAPKKEPSMDAGEALDLLSGDFVSPVAAPDPPKQAKKDDHALDALAEDFVAPAKAPSVQAPVPPPSRVPQQKDPQPSSTSTAAGPKSVEDTSMSADALSALEDLLPSAEPEPEPPKVQPKDIVTEAKLKSEKGVRVGEREDTLPPEYRFTEDKLKEFPAPKKEPSIDDATALGLLSSDFDAPAAPAASAPVTKAAPAAAVPKVTPAPAASAPATKAAPAAAVPKVTPAPAASAPATKAAPAAAVPKVTSTAPSAVQSSEKAKPKAALVEPTQKPSLDFEDVVTPGVAPVVQAATAHPPPAGRQLSEGTASALDALSDTLTDDTPAPAPTPVPAKNIVKEKTAIEEKAVKTGERDDSLPPEYRPSEKDILAKKDVKHVAPKQPSLDDATALGLLSSDFDAPAAPAAPAAPAASAPVTKATPAAAVPKVTSTTTPAVQSSEKAKPKAALVEPNQKAAGAVMDALSSTLLPDVPAFKPKAAPTDEKAEVTSSNSKSKPMKPKVSDNSTLDDLSAQSQSDVVTSSATKKGSKS, via the exons ATG TCGCAGCCCAAACAAACTGCATCCACCGCTGCGTCGCAGGTCTCCGGTGCCAAGCCCGCAGAATCAGAG GACGTACCCATCGCCTCAACCAAGGCTGCGGCTGCAAAGTCTGCAGTTACCCAGGCGTCAGCTGAAGTCAAGCAAAGATCACAAGAAATGAAGCCCACAAAAACTGCAGAAACCCCCAAG AAACCCCTAAGCTCAGATGCCGCTTTGGATGCCCTCTCAGCTGGGTTTGACAGCTCTGCTGCGAAAAGTAAAGAGAAGAAGAAACCA GTAGTGGAGGACATTGCTGCTGTTGATGTCCTGTCAGCTGCATTGTCAAATGTTTCTCCGCCTCCTGCAGACAGTCAGGCCACACAGAAG AAAGCGGAGATCAAGAAGCCGGCTGTAGGCGCTGGGTCCAGGTCCGAGGCTCCCCCTGCAGACAAGAAAGCCAGGATGCACGAG GATGCTGGGCCTGCTGCACCAAAGCCTTCTGGGGATCCAAAGACCAAGAAGGAAGAG GACACTTCCATGTCTGCAGATGCTCTCAGTGCTTTGGAGGACCTGCTTCCTTCTGCAGAGCCTGAGCCTGAACCTCCCAAAGTACAACCAAAGGACATCGTCACG GAGGCCAAGCTGAAGTCTGAGAAAGGAGTGAGAGTCGGAGAGAGGGAGGACACTCTTCCGCCAGAGTACCGATTCACAGAAGACAAACTGAAAGAGTTTCCTGCCCCCAAGAAAGAG CCCTCGATGGACGCAGGAGAAGCTCTGGACCTTCTGTCTGGGGATTTTGTTTCTCCCGTTGCTGCCCCTGACCCTCCTAAACAG GCTAAAAAAGATGATCACGCCCTTGATGCACTTGCAGAGGATTTTGTGGCTCCTGCAAAGGCCCCTTCAGTCCAGGCCCCTGTTCCACCTCCGTCACGCGTCCCCCAGCAG AAAGACCCACAGCCTTCCTCCACCAGCACTGCAGCAGGACCCAAATCTGTAGAG GACACTTCCATGTCCGCAGATGCTCTCAGTGCTTTGGAGGACCTGCTTCCTTCTGCAGAGCCTGAGCCTGAACCTCCCAAAGTACAACCAAAGGACATCGTCACG GAGGCCAAGCTGAAGTCTGAGAAAGGAGTGAGAGTCGGAGAGAGGGAGGACACTCTTCCGCCAGAGTACCGATTCACAGAAGACAAACTGAAAGAGTTTCCTGCCCCCAAGAAAGAG CCTTCGATGGATGCAGGAGAAGCTCTGGACCTTCTGTCTGGGGATTTTGTTTCTCCCGTCGCTGCCCCTGACCCTCCTAAACAG GCTAAAAAAGATGATCACGCCCTTGATGCACTTGCAGAGGATTTTGTGGCTCCTGCAAAGGCCCCTTCAGTCCAGGCCCCTGTTCCACCTCCGTCACGCGTCCCCCAGCAG AAAGACCCACAGCCTTCCTCCACCAGCACTGCAGCAGGACCCAAATCTGTAGAG GACACTTCCATGTCTGCAGATGCTCTCAGTGCTTTGGAGGACCTGCTTCCTTCTGCAGAGCCTGAGCCTGAACCTCCCAAAGTACAACCAAAGGATATCGTCACG GAGGCCAAGCTGAAGTCTGAGAAAGGAGTGAGAGTCGGAGAGAGGGAGGACACTCTTCCGCCAGAGTACCGATTCACAGAAGACAAACTGAAAGAGTTTCCTGCCCCCAAGAAAGAG CCATCCATAGATGACGCTACAGCTCTTGGTCTTCTTTCCTCCGACTTTGatgcccctgctgctccagctgcttCAGCCCCAGTTACCAAAGCTGCACCAGCTGCCGCTGTTCCCAAAGTTACACCTGCTCCAGCTGCTTCAGCCCCAGCTACCAAAGCTGCACCAGCTGCCGCTGTTCCCAAAGTTACACCTGCTCCAGCTGCTTCAGCCCCAGCTACCAAAGCTGCACCAGCTGCCGCTGTTCCCAAAGTTACATCTACAGCCCCATCTGCAGTTCAGTCTTCAGAAAAAGCTAAACCTAAAGCTGCCTTAGTAGAGCCAACCCAGAAG CCCTCACTGGACTTTGAAGATGTTGTTACCCCTGGAGTGGCTCCAGTTGTCCAGGCTGCCACTGCACATCCTCCACCAGCAGGGCGACAG TTGTCTGAAGGCACAGCCAGTGCACTGGATGCCCTGTCAGACACCCTCACAGATGACACCCCAGCTCCTGCACCCACCCCCGTGCCTGCCAAAAACATCGTCAAG GAGAAAACTGCCATTGAAGAGAAGGCAGTAAAGACAGGAGAGAGAGATGACAGCCTCCCACCTGAGTATCGGCCTTCAGAGAAAGATATCCTG GCGAAGAAGGATGTAAAACACGTCGCTCCTAAACAG CCGTCCTTGGATGACGCTACAGCTCTTGGTCTTCTTTCCTCCGACTTTGATGCCCCGGCTGCTCCAGCTGCccctgctgctccagctgcttCAGCCCCAGTTACCAAAGCTACACCAGCTGCTGCTGTTCCCAAAGTTACATCTACAACCACACCTGCAGTTCAGTCTTCAGAAAAAGCTAAACCTAAAGCTGCCTTAGTAGAGCCAAACCAGAAG
- the cast gene encoding calpastatin isoform X13: MSQPKQTASTAASQVSGAKPAESEKPLSSDAALDALSAGFDSSAAKSKEKKKPVVEDIAAVDVLSAALSNVSPPPADSQATQKKAEIKKPAVGAGSRSEAPPADKKARMHEDAGPAAPKPSGDPKTKKEEDTSMSADALSALEDLLPSAEPEPEPPKVQPKDIVTEAKLKSEKGVRVGEREDTLPPEYRFTEDKLKEFPAPKKEPSMDAGEALDLLSGDFVSPVAAPDPPKQAKKDDHALDALAEDFVAPAKAPSVQAPVPPPSRVPQQKDPQPSSTSTAAGPKSVEDTSMSADALSALEDLLPSAEPEPEPPKVQPKDIVTEAKLKSEKGVRVGEREDTLPPEYRFTEDKLKEFPAPKKEPSMDAGEALDLLSGDFVSPVAAPDPPKQAKKDDHALDALAEDFVAPAKAPSVQAPVPPPSRVPQQKDPQPSSTSTAAGPKSVEDTSMSADALSALEDLLPSAEPEPEPPKVQPKDIVTEAKLKSEKGVRVGEREDTLPPEYRFTEDKLKEFPAPKKEPSIDDATALGLLSSDFDAPAAPAASAPVTKAAPAAAVPKVTPAPAASAPATKAAPAAAVPKVTPAPAASAPATKAAPAAAVPKVTSTAPSAVQSSEKAKPKAALVEPTQKPSLDFEDVVTPGVAPVVQAATAHPPPAGRQLSEGTASALDALSDTLTDDTPAPAPTPVPAKNIVKEKTAIEEKAVKTGERDDSLPPEYRPSEKDILAKKDVKHVAPKQPSLDDATALGLLSSDFDAPAAPAAPAAPAASAPVTKATPAAAVPKVTSTTTPAVQSSEKAKPKAALVEPNQKAAGAVMDALSSTLLPDVPAFKPKAAPTDEKAEVTSSNSKSKPMKPKVSDNSTLDDLSAQSQSDVVTSSATKKGSKS, from the exons ATG TCGCAGCCCAAACAAACTGCATCCACCGCTGCGTCGCAGGTCTCCGGTGCCAAGCCCGCAGAATCAGAG AAACCCCTAAGCTCAGATGCCGCTTTGGATGCCCTCTCAGCTGGGTTTGACAGCTCTGCTGCGAAAAGTAAAGAGAAGAAGAAACCA GTAGTGGAGGACATTGCTGCTGTTGATGTCCTGTCAGCTGCATTGTCAAATGTTTCTCCGCCTCCTGCAGACAGTCAGGCCACACAGAAG AAAGCGGAGATCAAGAAGCCGGCTGTAGGCGCTGGGTCCAGGTCCGAGGCTCCCCCTGCAGACAAGAAAGCCAGGATGCACGAG GATGCTGGGCCTGCTGCACCAAAGCCTTCTGGGGATCCAAAGACCAAGAAGGAAGAG GACACTTCCATGTCTGCAGATGCTCTCAGTGCTTTGGAGGACCTGCTTCCTTCTGCAGAGCCTGAGCCTGAACCTCCCAAAGTACAACCAAAGGACATCGTCACG GAGGCCAAGCTGAAGTCTGAGAAAGGAGTGAGAGTCGGAGAGAGGGAGGACACTCTTCCGCCAGAGTACCGATTCACAGAAGACAAACTGAAAGAGTTTCCTGCCCCCAAGAAAGAG CCCTCGATGGACGCAGGAGAAGCTCTGGACCTTCTGTCTGGGGATTTTGTTTCTCCCGTTGCTGCCCCTGACCCTCCTAAACAG GCTAAAAAAGATGATCACGCCCTTGATGCACTTGCAGAGGATTTTGTGGCTCCTGCAAAGGCCCCTTCAGTCCAGGCCCCTGTTCCACCTCCGTCACGCGTCCCCCAGCAG AAAGACCCACAGCCTTCCTCCACCAGCACTGCAGCAGGACCCAAATCTGTAGAG GACACTTCCATGTCCGCAGATGCTCTCAGTGCTTTGGAGGACCTGCTTCCTTCTGCAGAGCCTGAGCCTGAACCTCCCAAAGTACAACCAAAGGACATCGTCACG GAGGCCAAGCTGAAGTCTGAGAAAGGAGTGAGAGTCGGAGAGAGGGAGGACACTCTTCCGCCAGAGTACCGATTCACAGAAGACAAACTGAAAGAGTTTCCTGCCCCCAAGAAAGAG CCTTCGATGGATGCAGGAGAAGCTCTGGACCTTCTGTCTGGGGATTTTGTTTCTCCCGTCGCTGCCCCTGACCCTCCTAAACAG GCTAAAAAAGATGATCACGCCCTTGATGCACTTGCAGAGGATTTTGTGGCTCCTGCAAAGGCCCCTTCAGTCCAGGCCCCTGTTCCACCTCCGTCACGCGTCCCCCAGCAG AAAGACCCACAGCCTTCCTCCACCAGCACTGCAGCAGGACCCAAATCTGTAGAG GACACTTCCATGTCTGCAGATGCTCTCAGTGCTTTGGAGGACCTGCTTCCTTCTGCAGAGCCTGAGCCTGAACCTCCCAAAGTACAACCAAAGGATATCGTCACG GAGGCCAAGCTGAAGTCTGAGAAAGGAGTGAGAGTCGGAGAGAGGGAGGACACTCTTCCGCCAGAGTACCGATTCACAGAAGACAAACTGAAAGAGTTTCCTGCCCCCAAGAAAGAG CCATCCATAGATGACGCTACAGCTCTTGGTCTTCTTTCCTCCGACTTTGatgcccctgctgctccagctgcttCAGCCCCAGTTACCAAAGCTGCACCAGCTGCCGCTGTTCCCAAAGTTACACCTGCTCCAGCTGCTTCAGCCCCAGCTACCAAAGCTGCACCAGCTGCCGCTGTTCCCAAAGTTACACCTGCTCCAGCTGCTTCAGCCCCAGCTACCAAAGCTGCACCAGCTGCCGCTGTTCCCAAAGTTACATCTACAGCCCCATCTGCAGTTCAGTCTTCAGAAAAAGCTAAACCTAAAGCTGCCTTAGTAGAGCCAACCCAGAAG CCCTCACTGGACTTTGAAGATGTTGTTACCCCTGGAGTGGCTCCAGTTGTCCAGGCTGCCACTGCACATCCTCCACCAGCAGGGCGACAG TTGTCTGAAGGCACAGCCAGTGCACTGGATGCCCTGTCAGACACCCTCACAGATGACACCCCAGCTCCTGCACCCACCCCCGTGCCTGCCAAAAACATCGTCAAG GAGAAAACTGCCATTGAAGAGAAGGCAGTAAAGACAGGAGAGAGAGATGACAGCCTCCCACCTGAGTATCGGCCTTCAGAGAAAGATATCCTG GCGAAGAAGGATGTAAAACACGTCGCTCCTAAACAG CCGTCCTTGGATGACGCTACAGCTCTTGGTCTTCTTTCCTCCGACTTTGATGCCCCGGCTGCTCCAGCTGCccctgctgctccagctgcttCAGCCCCAGTTACCAAAGCTACACCAGCTGCTGCTGTTCCCAAAGTTACATCTACAACCACACCTGCAGTTCAGTCTTCAGAAAAAGCTAAACCTAAAGCTGCCTTAGTAGAGCCAAACCAGAAG
- the cast gene encoding calpastatin isoform X2 — MPNKRKHNRHQKSKTSQPKQTASTAASQVSGAKPAESETSSASPSKATPLTSPTGKAGAGSAAGPGDVGPAKGKQEGVKPQDTTQGMPKSVTISSKKAESLDPTKPVVAAGAASAIAVGGVSASAGKAAVEGNMEVKSKDVPIASTKAAAAKSAVTQASAEVKQRSQEMKPTKTAETPKKPLSSDAALDALSAGFDSSAAKSKEKKKPVVEDIAAVDVLSAALSNVSPPPADSQATQKKAEIKKPAVGAGSRSEAPPADKKARMHEDAGPAAPKPSGDPKTKKEEDTSMSADALSALEDLLPSAEPEPEPPKVQPKDIVTEAKLKSEKGVRVGEREDTLPPEYRFTEDKLKEFPAPKKEPSMDAGEALDLLSGDFVSPVAAPDPPKQAKKDDHALDALAEDFVAPAKAPSVQAPVPPPSRVPQQKDPQPSSTSTAAGPKSVEDTSMSADALSALEDLLPSAEPEPEPPKVQPKDIVTEAKLKSEKGVRVGEREDTLPPEYRFTEDKLKEFPAPKKEPSMDAGEALDLLSGDFVSPVAAPDPPKQAKKDDHALDALAEDFVAPAKAPSVQAPVPPPSRVPQQKDPQPSSTSTAAGPKSVEDTSMSADALSALEDLLPSAEPEPEPPKVQPKDIVTEAKLKSEKGVRVGEREDTLPPEYRFTEDKLKEFPAPKKEPSIDDATALGLLSSDFDAPAAPAASAPVTKAAPAAAVPKVTPAPAASAPATKAAPAAAVPKVTPAPAASAPATKAAPAAAVPKVTSTAPSAVQSSEKAKPKAALVEPTQKPSLDFEDVVTPGVAPVVQAATAHPPPAGRQLSEGTASALDALSDTLTDDTPAPAPTPVPAKNIVKEKTAIEEKAVKTGERDDSLPPEYRPSEKDILAKKDVKHVAPKQPSLDDATALGLLSSDFDAPAAPAAPAAPAASAPVTKATPAAAVPKVTSTTTPAVQSSEKAKPKAALVEPNQKAAGAVMDALSSTLLPDVPAFKPKAAPTDEKAEVTSSNSKSKPMKPKVSDNSTLDDLSAQSQSDVVTSSATKKGSKS; from the exons TCGCAGCCCAAACAAACTGCATCCACCGCTGCGTCGCAGGTCTCCGGTGCCAAGCCCGCAGAATCAGAG ACATCATCGGCCTCTCCCAGTAAAGCCACTCCTTTAACCTCGCCGACTGGAAAAGCTGGTGCAGGCTCTGCTGCTGGTCCGGGGGATGTTGGACCAGCCAAGGGGAAACAGGAAGGTGTTAAGCCTCAGGACACTACGCAAGGGATGCCCAAG AGTGTAACCATCTCATCAAAGAAAGCTGAGTCACTTGATCCTACAAAGCCTGTAGTAGCAGCTGGAGCAGCCAGTGCAATTGCTGTTGGTGGAGTATCTGCATCAGCTGGGAAAGCTGCAGTCGAGGGGAATATGGAGGTGAAGTCCAAG GACGTACCCATCGCCTCAACCAAGGCTGCGGCTGCAAAGTCTGCAGTTACCCAGGCGTCAGCTGAAGTCAAGCAAAGATCACAAGAAATGAAGCCCACAAAAACTGCAGAAACCCCCAAG AAACCCCTAAGCTCAGATGCCGCTTTGGATGCCCTCTCAGCTGGGTTTGACAGCTCTGCTGCGAAAAGTAAAGAGAAGAAGAAACCA GTAGTGGAGGACATTGCTGCTGTTGATGTCCTGTCAGCTGCATTGTCAAATGTTTCTCCGCCTCCTGCAGACAGTCAGGCCACACAGAAG AAAGCGGAGATCAAGAAGCCGGCTGTAGGCGCTGGGTCCAGGTCCGAGGCTCCCCCTGCAGACAAGAAAGCCAGGATGCACGAG GATGCTGGGCCTGCTGCACCAAAGCCTTCTGGGGATCCAAAGACCAAGAAGGAAGAG GACACTTCCATGTCTGCAGATGCTCTCAGTGCTTTGGAGGACCTGCTTCCTTCTGCAGAGCCTGAGCCTGAACCTCCCAAAGTACAACCAAAGGACATCGTCACG GAGGCCAAGCTGAAGTCTGAGAAAGGAGTGAGAGTCGGAGAGAGGGAGGACACTCTTCCGCCAGAGTACCGATTCACAGAAGACAAACTGAAAGAGTTTCCTGCCCCCAAGAAAGAG CCCTCGATGGACGCAGGAGAAGCTCTGGACCTTCTGTCTGGGGATTTTGTTTCTCCCGTTGCTGCCCCTGACCCTCCTAAACAG GCTAAAAAAGATGATCACGCCCTTGATGCACTTGCAGAGGATTTTGTGGCTCCTGCAAAGGCCCCTTCAGTCCAGGCCCCTGTTCCACCTCCGTCACGCGTCCCCCAGCAG AAAGACCCACAGCCTTCCTCCACCAGCACTGCAGCAGGACCCAAATCTGTAGAG GACACTTCCATGTCCGCAGATGCTCTCAGTGCTTTGGAGGACCTGCTTCCTTCTGCAGAGCCTGAGCCTGAACCTCCCAAAGTACAACCAAAGGACATCGTCACG GAGGCCAAGCTGAAGTCTGAGAAAGGAGTGAGAGTCGGAGAGAGGGAGGACACTCTTCCGCCAGAGTACCGATTCACAGAAGACAAACTGAAAGAGTTTCCTGCCCCCAAGAAAGAG CCTTCGATGGATGCAGGAGAAGCTCTGGACCTTCTGTCTGGGGATTTTGTTTCTCCCGTCGCTGCCCCTGACCCTCCTAAACAG GCTAAAAAAGATGATCACGCCCTTGATGCACTTGCAGAGGATTTTGTGGCTCCTGCAAAGGCCCCTTCAGTCCAGGCCCCTGTTCCACCTCCGTCACGCGTCCCCCAGCAG AAAGACCCACAGCCTTCCTCCACCAGCACTGCAGCAGGACCCAAATCTGTAGAG GACACTTCCATGTCTGCAGATGCTCTCAGTGCTTTGGAGGACCTGCTTCCTTCTGCAGAGCCTGAGCCTGAACCTCCCAAAGTACAACCAAAGGATATCGTCACG GAGGCCAAGCTGAAGTCTGAGAAAGGAGTGAGAGTCGGAGAGAGGGAGGACACTCTTCCGCCAGAGTACCGATTCACAGAAGACAAACTGAAAGAGTTTCCTGCCCCCAAGAAAGAG CCATCCATAGATGACGCTACAGCTCTTGGTCTTCTTTCCTCCGACTTTGatgcccctgctgctccagctgcttCAGCCCCAGTTACCAAAGCTGCACCAGCTGCCGCTGTTCCCAAAGTTACACCTGCTCCAGCTGCTTCAGCCCCAGCTACCAAAGCTGCACCAGCTGCCGCTGTTCCCAAAGTTACACCTGCTCCAGCTGCTTCAGCCCCAGCTACCAAAGCTGCACCAGCTGCCGCTGTTCCCAAAGTTACATCTACAGCCCCATCTGCAGTTCAGTCTTCAGAAAAAGCTAAACCTAAAGCTGCCTTAGTAGAGCCAACCCAGAAG CCCTCACTGGACTTTGAAGATGTTGTTACCCCTGGAGTGGCTCCAGTTGTCCAGGCTGCCACTGCACATCCTCCACCAGCAGGGCGACAG TTGTCTGAAGGCACAGCCAGTGCACTGGATGCCCTGTCAGACACCCTCACAGATGACACCCCAGCTCCTGCACCCACCCCCGTGCCTGCCAAAAACATCGTCAAG GAGAAAACTGCCATTGAAGAGAAGGCAGTAAAGACAGGAGAGAGAGATGACAGCCTCCCACCTGAGTATCGGCCTTCAGAGAAAGATATCCTG GCGAAGAAGGATGTAAAACACGTCGCTCCTAAACAG CCGTCCTTGGATGACGCTACAGCTCTTGGTCTTCTTTCCTCCGACTTTGATGCCCCGGCTGCTCCAGCTGCccctgctgctccagctgcttCAGCCCCAGTTACCAAAGCTACACCAGCTGCTGCTGTTCCCAAAGTTACATCTACAACCACACCTGCAGTTCAGTCTTCAGAAAAAGCTAAACCTAAAGCTGCCTTAGTAGAGCCAAACCAGAAG